CCGGTCCTTTAGTAATATCCACTCTCACTTTGAAATAATCAAAAGGTTTCCGTGACCTTACTTCAAACGGATTCCCATAATCAAGCATAATATCAAGGAGCCAGTTTGTTGGTCCCGTCAAAAAGTTTGATCCTTCATTGACCTGGCGCCTCCCGAACGTTAACGTAACATTCAGCGGTTCTGTCTGATAGACCTCTTCCGAAGTCACTCTGAACATTTTCCCCTGTGTGAACCTGCTGAAAGCTCTCGTGGGAGAAAGAACGGCAACAGAAAATTCCCGGAAAAATCTATCAAATCCCGTTGTTCGATCATCGAGTATGTCTGAACCTATTCTATACATCACTTCGCCAATGAATACACCGTCGATCGTCGTGTTGACAATATCGTTATATGCCGGCAGGGTGTTTTCCCCAAAGTACTCCCACTCCAAGCTGCCGAGCGCTGCAAATGGTATTGATTCCCAGTAATTGTACCCGCTTGAGCGCGCAGCATTGAAAAAAGTGCTTCCGGAGTACGGATGAACAATAAAGTTCATGCCAAATCTGTCTTGATCCCATTCCCAGCCGGTCTTTATGTTATGGTTCCAGGAATTGAATCCTACACGCGAAAAATCATAGTTGAAGAAATACCTATCAACGAGAAATGTAACAACATTAGCTCCGGTAACCTTCAGAGCAACCGACCACAAGGGATATTGTTTGTTAAATTCTACTTTGTCATTCCGTAAATCACCATACTTATTTTTTACAGTGTCAATGTAAACACTGTCTTTGTATGCAGTGGTTTTGTTTACAGTGTCTTTGTCGGTGTTTTCCAACGAATGTTTCTCGAGATTCAATCCCAGGTAGGAATAAAATCTGGAATCTACTCTGTAGAGTTGATCTTGTTTTCTGATCTTAAGATTTGATTTGGATTGTGCATCAAGCTTTTCACGATACTGTGCTTGAAGTAATCCTGAACAACATAACGAGACAATAAAAATGCATAGTATAATGTTTTTCATTGAATTCCTCATTCGATCGTCTATACTTTGTCGGCGTATTGCATTTGTTGGTCCATTTTCAGTCCCCATATCTTTATTACGTGCATATCGATCACTACAAAATGTTCAATTCCAATACTGAGATTTATGAATTGCCAGGGAGATATGTTTAAAGAACAACACCGGTCCCTGGTAAAAATGAGTTTACTTATTGTGCGCGAAGTCCGCAAAATAAAATGTCAGAAAAAGTCTCTGTTGCGTGTACACCTTGTTCACCGCTGGGAAATCGCGTAAATATAAGTTTTCGTAAATAATCTCATCTTCAAATCCAATCCCAACATTACTGAAGAGGTGGAATTCAATTCTCGGTTTAATAATACCCATATAATTGTTACCTGAAGGACCGACGTACGTACTGATCCAATAATAATAACTCAACAAGGTTGCGCTGAAAATATCGCCGACCTTCAACGTGATATCGCATTTTGTTTGGGCTCCGCCGCTAAAATTATAATCTCTTCCCTCCGATGTATCCGTTATTATCTGAGTAGAGTTGCCTGCAAAAGGTATGACAGCCAAATGAAAATCTATAAACAGAGTCGTCCCCTTCCCGAGCGGCACCATCGTAATGACAGCGCCCCCGAACGACATCGTGCTCAGTTCGAAAGCTTTATTATCCCAATACTCAAAACCTTGAGTTAGTCCAAAGAGCATATTGGCATTCCCCACTTTAGTATTTGTGCCCGCGAGAATACCGTACCCAACGATATTATCGACCCATTTTCTGCCGAGTCCGAAATTCATATCAGCCCGAAGTCGAAAGTAGTCATATGGCTTACGGTGTCTTTCCTCGAACGGTTTTCCATAATCAAAATCAGCATTCAAATAAAATCCGAGTGGCCCTGTGCCAAAGGATTTTACATCATTAACCACGATGCCGCCGGCCGATAGAACAATATCAGTCGGTTCTTTTTGATATACCTCTTCCGTATTATGCGCGAACATTTTCCCGTTCATGAATCTAGTGAATGCCCTGCCAGGACTAATAAGAAGGGCCAGGAACTCCCTGCCGTACCTTTCTGCTCCGACGGTTCTCTCATCAAGAGCAATTGATGAGAGTCTGTACAAAACTTCACCGGCGAACATACCGCCGAGAGTTGTAGCAATCAGATCATTCCTCTCCGGTTGACGTGAAGGCCCGCCATTCTCTCCGAACAGTTTGTACTCATACGCCCCGCCGAATACAAATATCGACGACTCCCAAAAGTTATATCCGGTCGCGCGTGCCGAATTGAAGTAGCCCCCGCCCGTATAAGGGTGCAGGAAGAAGTTATTGCCGAATCTATCGTTATCCCATTTCCATCCATTACCCCAGGGGAAACCGGATTTTAATGCAGTTCGGTTCCAGGAATTGAAACCTACTACCGCCCAATCATAACCGATAAGATAATGATCGACCAAGTTGACGAGCGCGTTTTGCATCGTTATCTTCAAGATCGGCTGCCACAACGGAGCCTTTTTGTTATAGAGTGGGTCATCGCTGAGCAAACCCCGGTACTCGTTGTAAATGTGCGCGGTCGAATCCTGGACTAGAATTTTCTTGTAGCTCGTATCCGTAGGGACAACATTTGTCTTTACATCGGTTTCCTTAGTACGCTGCTTGTTCGCATCCGGAATCGGAGTTTCTTTCTTAATCTCGTT
Above is a window of Ignavibacteriales bacterium DNA encoding:
- a CDS encoding DUF3943 domain-containing protein, whose translation is MKTLCILIVSLLCSALVQAYNKPAFEKKISLNQNTWSSRQISENEINRISDLVTRSNETSLPNSMISSLKRGSPSQLDTLAKLKEALKDSNEIKKETPIPDANKQRTKETDVKTNVVPTDTSYKKILVQDSTAHIYNEYRGLLSDDPLYNKKAPLWQPILKITMQNALVNLVDHYLIGYDWAVVGFNSWNRTALKSGFPWGNGWKWDNDRFGNNFFLHPYTGGGYFNSARATGYNFWESSIFVFGGAYEYKLFGENGGPSRQPERNDLIATTLGGMFAGEVLYRLSSIALDERTVGAERYGREFLALLISPGRAFTRFMNGKMFAHNTEEVYQKEPTDIVLSAGGIVVNDVKSFGTGPLGFYLNADFDYGKPFEERHRKPYDYFRLRADMNFGLGRKWVDNIVGYGILAGTNTKVGNANMLFGLTQGFEYWDNKAFELSTMSFGGAVITMVPLGKGTTLFIDFHLAVIPFAGNSTQIITDTSEGRDYNFSGGAQTKCDITLKVGDIFSATLLSYYYWISTYVGPSGNNYMGIIKPRIEFHLFSNVGIGFEDEIIYENLYLRDFPAVNKVYTQQRLFLTFYFADFAHNK
- a CDS encoding DUF3943 domain-containing protein; translation: MKNIILCIFIVSLCCSGLLQAQYREKLDAQSKSNLKIRKQDQLYRVDSRFYSYLGLNLEKHSLENTDKDTVNKTTAYKDSVYIDTVKNKYGDLRNDKVEFNKQYPLWSVALKVTGANVVTFLVDRYFFNYDFSRVGFNSWNHNIKTGWEWDQDRFGMNFIVHPYSGSTFFNAARSSGYNYWESIPFAALGSLEWEYFGENTLPAYNDIVNTTIDGVFIGEVMYRIGSDILDDRTTGFDRFFREFSVAVLSPTRAFSRFTQGKMFRVTSEEVYQTEPLNVTLTFGRRQVNEGSNFLTGPTNWLLDIMLDYGNPFEVRSRKPFDYFKVRVDITKGPGRKILDNVIGYGFLFGSNSHSYGWLDMLLGGFQHFDYYDNLTFELATIAFGPGIITKLKVSPNSNLYTNFHVAIVPLAGNSTHFPISDTSQARDYNFGGGAESKLECTLQLGSWVSFKLLGSYYWIRTYVGYAGDHYIGILKPSIGVRLFDKLSIGVEHLVYYSDRYTRDYGNFHDVRTEQRIQLTYYFENFKQEKK